One window of uncultured Trichococcus sp. genomic DNA carries:
- a CDS encoding NmrA family NAD(P)-binding protein: MSKLLLTGVDGNLGNQAAEYLLDLVEKDQLIFCAYSEAALKKYSDLGIETHVTNFNHKDGLAEAFANADKVALISMPFVGAKRQNAHKNVVDAAKEAGVQQIIYTSLVNAADETNPSIEKIDHIFTEDYINEIGMDHIFLRNSQYAEAMVTNYFTFVKMGGVMQNNQADGKMAYISRKDCAKAVAHALATDKYHDAILNINGPELMTITDFVNYGNAATGNNVSYQAISDEENYAIFDAMGVPRTTEGAFKKDSEAPFSSEGMVTFGEAIRLGKMDNFTDDFKLLTGEEAITVKYMFEHADEFQVGERHSEDK; the protein is encoded by the coding sequence ATGAGTAAATTATTATTGACAGGCGTTGACGGAAACCTTGGAAATCAAGCAGCTGAATACCTTTTGGATTTAGTCGAAAAAGACCAACTGATTTTCTGCGCATACAGCGAGGCTGCTCTGAAAAAATATTCTGACTTAGGGATTGAAACACACGTAACAAACTTCAACCACAAAGATGGTTTGGCTGAAGCTTTCGCAAATGCCGATAAAGTTGCGCTGATCTCGATGCCTTTCGTCGGCGCAAAACGCCAAAACGCGCATAAAAACGTGGTGGATGCCGCCAAAGAAGCCGGCGTGCAACAGATCATCTACACTTCATTGGTCAACGCAGCTGATGAAACCAACCCGAGCATCGAAAAAATCGACCACATCTTCACAGAGGACTACATCAATGAAATCGGAATGGATCATATTTTCCTGCGCAACTCCCAATACGCTGAAGCCATGGTCACCAACTACTTCACTTTCGTAAAAATGGGTGGCGTCATGCAGAACAACCAGGCTGACGGCAAAATGGCCTACATTTCCCGCAAGGATTGCGCCAAAGCGGTTGCGCATGCATTGGCTACCGACAAATACCACGATGCGATCCTGAACATCAATGGACCCGAATTGATGACCATCACGGATTTCGTGAATTACGGAAACGCAGCAACCGGCAACAACGTCAGCTATCAAGCCATCTCCGATGAAGAAAACTACGCCATCTTCGACGCAATGGGCGTGCCGAGAACGACGGAAGGTGCGTTCAAAAAAGACTCCGAAGCACCCTTCTCTTCTGAAGGCATGGTCACTTTCGGAGAAGCGATCCGCTTAGGCAAGATGGACAACTTCACGGATGATTTCAAACTTCTGACAGGCGAAGAAGCCATCACAGTGAAATACATGTTTGAACATGCTGATGAGTTCCAGGTCGGCGAACGCCATTCGGAAGACAAATAA
- a CDS encoding flavocytochrome c: MKKRIGLFSALSMLLLLSGCGANTDNAADSSASVESGESVAASSESVEAVTGASEVTYTDPEELKESYDVIIIGSGGSGMTAAISAKDAGLNPVIFEKMPVHGGNTIKSSAGMNASATKFQAEQGIEDSNEMFYEETLAGGKNTNDPELLHYLVDNSAPAIDWLDTMGITLDNITVTGGMSVNRTHRPSDGSAVGQYLVKGLYANIMEREIPVFVNSAVTEIVMTDNKASGVKVDFNNEGEITVSSDAVIIATGGFGADFDMVTELAPQLEGYVTTNQPGSTGDGIKMAEAIGAAVVDMDQIQIHPTVHQESSYLITEAVRGEGAILVNQQGERFVNEMETRDTVSAAINALEEGYAYLIFDAGVKDRVKAVNTYIEKGFVQSDETIEALAGQLGMDGATLAQTVTSWNETVASQVDGAFNRTTAMNNPLSAAPYYAIQIAPGVHHTMGGLKINANAQVISTEGTVIEGLYAAGEVTGGIHGSNRIGGNAVADIIVFGRQAGVQSASYVQSME; encoded by the coding sequence ATGAAGAAGAGAATTGGCTTATTTTCTGCTTTAAGTATGTTACTATTGTTATCCGGTTGTGGAGCGAACACGGACAACGCAGCTGACTCAAGCGCTTCTGTTGAAAGTGGGGAATCTGTTGCTGCAAGTTCTGAATCAGTGGAGGCTGTGACAGGAGCATCAGAGGTTACCTATACGGATCCGGAAGAACTGAAAGAAAGCTATGACGTCATCATCATCGGTTCCGGTGGTTCCGGTATGACAGCTGCAATCTCGGCGAAAGATGCCGGCTTGAATCCGGTCATCTTCGAGAAAATGCCGGTCCACGGTGGAAACACCATTAAATCTTCAGCTGGTATGAATGCATCGGCTACGAAATTCCAAGCAGAACAAGGCATCGAAGATTCGAACGAAATGTTCTATGAAGAAACATTAGCCGGCGGAAAAAATACGAACGATCCAGAATTGTTGCACTATCTTGTCGACAATTCCGCACCAGCCATTGATTGGTTGGACACTATGGGAATCACGTTGGACAACATCACCGTTACCGGCGGCATGAGCGTGAACCGTACCCACCGTCCATCTGACGGCTCTGCAGTAGGCCAATACTTGGTCAAAGGCTTATATGCAAATATCATGGAACGCGAGATTCCAGTATTCGTGAATTCCGCAGTGACTGAAATCGTCATGACGGATAATAAAGCCAGCGGTGTCAAAGTCGACTTCAACAACGAAGGTGAAATCACAGTTTCCTCCGATGCAGTCATCATCGCGACCGGCGGATTCGGTGCCGATTTTGATATGGTCACTGAACTTGCACCACAACTTGAAGGCTATGTCACCACCAACCAACCAGGTTCGACAGGAGACGGAATCAAAATGGCGGAAGCTATCGGTGCCGCTGTCGTTGATATGGATCAAATCCAGATCCACCCGACCGTTCATCAGGAATCTTCATACCTGATCACGGAAGCTGTCCGCGGGGAAGGCGCCATTCTTGTGAACCAACAAGGCGAACGTTTCGTAAATGAAATGGAAACCCGCGACACTGTGTCCGCAGCCATCAATGCTTTGGAAGAAGGCTATGCGTACCTGATTTTTGATGCAGGCGTGAAGGACCGCGTGAAAGCAGTCAACACGTACATCGAAAAAGGCTTTGTCCAATCGGATGAAACAATTGAAGCTTTGGCTGGTCAATTGGGAATGGATGGCGCAACCTTGGCGCAAACAGTGACTTCATGGAATGAAACGGTCGCTTCCCAAGTGGATGGCGCATTCAACCGTACAACAGCCATGAATAACCCATTATCGGCTGCACCATACTACGCAATCCAAATCGCGCCTGGTGTCCACCATACAATGGGCGGTTTGAAAATCAACGCAAACGCACAAGTCATCAGCACAGAAGGTACGGTCATCGAGGGTCTGTACGCTGCCGGTGAAGTTACCGGCGGCATCCACGGCAGCAACCGTATCGGCGGCAATGCTGTAGCCGACATCATCGTATTCGGACGCCAAGCAGGGGTACAATCTGCCAGCTACGTCCAATCAATGGAATAA
- a CDS encoding LysR family transcriptional regulator, which yields MEANRINIEKIKYYIDLVDCSSFTETAKRNYVSQTTISQTIASLEETFQIRLINRKKTPIEPTEAGQLFYEEALVLWKQYQSMQQKMHNFQANQRETLAIEYSAMTDIQTLLSVIPAFRKENPLVELNLNKVLLKNISDYLVKGIYDVAIAFDSEFEGKKDITTVPLYAGKYQAVISAGHPLFDKASVSLAELYRYPLVMLDPSVIGASYDLMLQHAKKDGYQPQIAKTVDDIETELFAIRTENLIGFFPDNYNLNYSSDEIRMIPIEGSFHTFVIALGYLSVNVKPGIQALIRSIKAHHSISG from the coding sequence TTGGAGGCGAACCGCATCAATATCGAAAAAATCAAATACTATATAGACTTGGTGGACTGCAGCAGCTTCACGGAGACGGCCAAGCGGAACTATGTGTCACAAACCACCATCAGCCAGACAATCGCTTCGCTGGAGGAGACGTTCCAAATCCGCTTGATCAACCGCAAAAAGACGCCGATCGAGCCGACGGAAGCGGGCCAGCTTTTCTACGAAGAAGCGCTGGTGCTTTGGAAGCAATACCAAAGCATGCAGCAGAAAATGCACAATTTCCAAGCCAATCAGCGGGAAACCTTGGCGATCGAATATTCCGCCATGACGGACATCCAGACGCTGCTTTCCGTCATCCCGGCTTTCCGGAAAGAAAACCCGCTGGTCGAACTGAATCTGAATAAGGTGCTGTTGAAGAACATATCCGATTATCTCGTAAAGGGCATCTATGATGTAGCCATCGCTTTCGATTCCGAATTCGAAGGCAAAAAGGACATCACGACAGTCCCTTTGTATGCCGGCAAATACCAGGCCGTCATCAGTGCAGGCCATCCCTTGTTCGACAAAGCTTCGGTTTCACTGGCCGAATTGTACCGCTACCCGCTCGTCATGCTGGATCCTTCCGTCATCGGCGCTTCCTACGACCTGATGCTGCAGCATGCCAAAAAAGACGGTTATCAGCCGCAGATAGCCAAAACAGTGGACGATATCGAAACCGAATTGTTCGCGATCCGGACCGAAAACCTGATTGGCTTCTTTCCAGACAACTACAATCTTAACTATTCATCAGACGAAATCCGCATGATTCCCATCGAAGGCTCCTTCCATACATTCGTGATTGCCTTGGGATATTTATCAGTCAATGTAAAGCCAGGAATCCAAGCGCTGATCCGTTCCATCAAAGCGCATCATTCGATTTCCGGATAG
- a CDS encoding VOC family protein, giving the protein MKIEHIGLWTADLEKMKEFYCDFFKATAGEMYHNQKTGFQSYFLSFTDGARLEIMHREDVIKGSHTNEILGFAHLAIAVGSKEAVDALTEKLVDAGYPLLSPCRVTGDGYYESVIGDPEGNRIEITI; this is encoded by the coding sequence ATGAAAATAGAACATATCGGTCTTTGGACTGCGGATTTGGAAAAAATGAAAGAATTTTACTGTGATTTCTTCAAAGCAACAGCAGGTGAAATGTACCATAATCAGAAAACAGGATTCCAATCTTATTTTCTGTCCTTCACGGATGGTGCCAGACTGGAGATCATGCATCGCGAAGATGTAATCAAAGGCTCTCATACAAATGAAATATTAGGATTTGCGCATTTGGCAATCGCAGTAGGCAGCAAAGAAGCTGTTGACGCCTTGACGGAAAAACTGGTGGATGCCGGCTATCCCCTGTTGAGCCCATGCAGAGTGACCGGCGACGGCTATTATGAATCCGTCATCGGCGATCCGGAAGGAAACAGAATCGAAATCACAATCTAG
- a CDS encoding NAD(+) synthase, whose product MITLNEFGFIRAGVAVPKLQVADPTFNCRQILDLSFKAASQKVNVLLFPELSITGYSSGDLFHQRLLLEAAEKELTELLQGTKSLEMVIAAGMPVRADNQLFNCAVVFFKGRILGIVPKTFIPNYNEFYEKRWFSSSVHRISDKISLCGQEVPFCENLLFKDAGSELVIGVEICEDLWVPIPPSSNHALNGANLLLNLSASNEVVGKAAYRKSLVAGQSAKCIAAYLYASSGSSESTTDLVFGGHAIIAENGTLLQEDRMNLQETLLIQDIDIERLMNDRRKINSFMGNVERHDYQTVIFQLHHAAAAQEAENETTDFRRKVDPKPFVPAETQTREQSCSDIFTIQATGLAQRLNKTGIKKAVLGISGGLDSTLALLVTYHAYKQLQRPAKDIIGVTMPGFGTSNRTYTNAASLMQALGITTKDISIRDACIQHMEDIGHDPNEKDITYENLQARERTQILMDIANQEAGLVVGTGDLSELALGWCTYNGDHMSMYGVNASIPKTLVKYLVAWFAESAEPNIKKVLEDILNTPISPELLPLDETGNIQQMTEKVIGSYDLHDFFLYYVLRFGFSPAKIIFLAEHAFEDSDRQTIINQLRVFYKRFFTQQFKRSCMPDGVKVGSVSLSPRGDWRMPSDASYELWLSELERMV is encoded by the coding sequence GTGATTACGTTAAACGAGTTCGGTTTTATCCGGGCAGGAGTAGCCGTTCCAAAACTTCAGGTTGCAGATCCAACGTTCAATTGTCGGCAAATATTGGATTTAAGCTTTAAAGCCGCTTCTCAAAAGGTCAACGTGCTTCTGTTCCCTGAACTCAGTATCACGGGCTACAGCAGCGGGGATTTATTCCATCAGCGTCTGTTGCTGGAGGCGGCCGAGAAAGAGTTGACGGAATTGCTGCAGGGGACAAAATCTCTTGAAATGGTGATTGCGGCAGGGATGCCTGTGCGGGCAGACAATCAACTGTTCAATTGCGCTGTCGTTTTCTTCAAAGGCAGAATATTAGGCATCGTCCCCAAAACCTTTATCCCTAACTACAATGAATTTTATGAGAAGCGTTGGTTTTCTTCATCCGTTCACCGCATTTCCGACAAAATCAGCCTCTGCGGGCAGGAGGTCCCGTTTTGCGAGAATCTGTTGTTCAAAGATGCCGGTTCGGAGTTGGTGATCGGTGTGGAAATTTGCGAAGATCTATGGGTTCCGATTCCACCCAGTTCCAACCATGCGCTGAACGGGGCCAACCTGCTCCTCAACCTGTCGGCCAGCAATGAAGTGGTGGGCAAGGCAGCCTACCGAAAAAGTCTGGTGGCGGGGCAGTCCGCGAAATGTATCGCAGCATATCTATACGCCTCGTCTGGCTCCAGCGAGTCTACCACCGATCTGGTTTTTGGCGGGCATGCCATCATCGCAGAAAACGGAACCTTGCTGCAAGAAGACAGGATGAACCTACAGGAAACCCTGCTCATCCAGGATATCGATATCGAGCGTCTCATGAATGACCGCAGAAAAATCAATTCCTTCATGGGCAATGTGGAACGCCATGACTATCAAACCGTCATTTTCCAGCTGCATCACGCGGCAGCAGCTCAGGAAGCGGAAAATGAAACGACTGACTTCCGCCGCAAGGTTGACCCTAAACCTTTTGTCCCGGCAGAAACACAGACTCGTGAGCAGTCGTGTTCCGACATATTCACCATTCAAGCAACCGGATTGGCCCAACGTTTGAATAAGACAGGCATCAAAAAGGCGGTTTTGGGGATTTCCGGTGGCCTCGATTCCACCTTAGCCCTTCTGGTGACCTATCATGCGTATAAACAGCTTCAGCGCCCAGCCAAAGATATCATCGGGGTCACCATGCCGGGATTCGGGACATCCAATCGCACCTACACTAATGCCGCATCACTGATGCAGGCGTTGGGGATCACGACTAAAGACATATCTATCCGGGACGCCTGCATCCAGCACATGGAGGATATCGGCCATGATCCAAATGAAAAGGATATCACCTACGAGAATCTCCAAGCGAGGGAGCGGACCCAAATTTTAATGGATATCGCCAACCAGGAGGCAGGACTGGTGGTCGGTACGGGCGATTTGTCGGAGTTGGCATTGGGTTGGTGCACGTATAATGGCGATCATATGAGCATGTATGGTGTCAACGCCAGCATACCAAAGACCTTGGTTAAATATTTAGTGGCATGGTTTGCGGAATCGGCTGAGCCCAATATCAAAAAGGTACTGGAAGATATCCTCAATACGCCGATCAGTCCCGAATTGCTTCCGTTGGATGAGACCGGGAATATCCAGCAGATGACGGAAAAGGTTATCGGCTCTTATGATCTGCACGACTTTTTCCTTTACTATGTCCTGCGGTTCGGCTTCAGCCCCGCCAAGATCATTTTCCTGGCTGAGCACGCCTTCGAAGACAGCGATAGGCAAACGATCATCAATCAACTCCGGGTGTTCTACAAACGTTTCTTCACCCAACAATTCAAACGCTCCTGCATGCCGGACGGCGTGAAAGTAGGTTCGGTCAGTCTTTCCCCCCGAGGTGATTGGCGCATGCCGAGTGATGCCAGCTATGAACTTTGGCTGAGTGAATTGGAGCGGATGGTGTAA
- a CDS encoding helix-turn-helix transcriptional regulator translates to MAIIINIDVMLAKRKMSVTELSQHVGITMANLSILKTGKAKAIRFSTLEAICKALDCQPGDILEYRDDDEEE, encoded by the coding sequence ATGGCAATAATCATCAATATAGACGTCATGTTGGCAAAACGAAAAATGAGCGTCACCGAACTGTCGCAGCACGTCGGCATCACGATGGCCAATCTCTCCATCCTGAAAACCGGAAAAGCGAAGGCGATCCGTTTCTCGACCTTGGAAGCCATCTGCAAAGCATTGGACTGCCAACCCGGTGACATTCTGGAGTACCGTGACGATGATGAAGAGGAATAG
- a CDS encoding DUF2975 domain-containing protein has protein sequence MKRETFFLKAVVVLMGLPVVALCIFIIPEIAAFLVELVPSLSYLQYPFMIGLYASAGIYFVALQQVFNLLGYIDQGLAFSDLTVQVLKNIKLCAAAIGGLFILFMPLIFMMGDLDDAPGLILIGLIIIFACMVIAVFAAVLQKLLQNAIAIKQENDYTI, from the coding sequence ATGAAACGAGAAACATTTTTTTTGAAGGCTGTCGTCGTTCTGATGGGACTTCCGGTGGTGGCGCTGTGTATTTTTATTATCCCGGAAATTGCGGCATTCTTGGTCGAACTGGTCCCGAGCCTGTCGTATTTGCAATATCCATTCATGATCGGCTTGTACGCATCTGCCGGCATCTATTTCGTCGCTCTGCAGCAAGTCTTTAATCTGCTGGGTTACATCGACCAGGGCTTGGCGTTTTCCGATTTGACGGTGCAAGTCCTGAAGAACATCAAACTTTGTGCAGCTGCGATCGGCGGGCTGTTCATACTGTTCATGCCGCTCATTTTTATGATGGGTGACCTGGATGACGCTCCCGGCCTCATCCTGATCGGCTTGATCATCATTTTCGCCTGCATGGTGATTGCCGTCTTTGCTGCCGTCCTTCAGAAACTCCTGCAAAATGCGATAGCAATCAAGCAAGAAAACGACTACACGATATGA
- a CDS encoding Cof-type HAD-IIB family hydrolase, whose translation MAIKAIVLDIDGTLLNDQKVITPKTRESLLRAQEAGVKLVLASGRPLPAMLKFSKELKMEHYHGLLLSNNGACVTDCATEEMLFSQSISKEIGAALLAHLANFEVKPMVAHKDYMYVNNVYDCMITAPPHGLKNIIEYESRSGNFKLCEVDNLAEFVDFPLHKILVAGEPEYLEENWKAIMRPFEGRVSGYFSAPFYFEFTDKGIDKAFALDKSLQPLGISSENVISFGDGENDTSIIAYAGVGVAMGNAIDALKASASEITLSNNEDGIAHMLERYL comes from the coding sequence ATGGCAATCAAAGCGATTGTGCTGGACATCGATGGCACATTACTGAATGACCAGAAAGTAATCACGCCAAAGACGAGAGAATCATTATTGCGGGCTCAAGAAGCCGGCGTGAAACTTGTGCTGGCATCCGGTAGGCCCTTGCCGGCGATGCTGAAATTTTCAAAAGAACTAAAAATGGAACATTATCATGGCTTGCTCCTTTCCAATAACGGGGCTTGTGTGACGGATTGTGCAACCGAAGAGATGCTCTTCAGCCAAAGCATTTCCAAAGAAATAGGCGCAGCGCTACTGGCGCACCTGGCGAATTTTGAAGTGAAGCCGATGGTCGCGCACAAGGATTACATGTATGTGAACAACGTCTATGACTGCATGATCACCGCACCGCCGCATGGACTGAAGAACATCATCGAGTACGAATCGCGAAGCGGCAATTTCAAATTGTGCGAAGTGGACAACCTCGCCGAGTTCGTCGACTTCCCCTTGCACAAAATATTGGTCGCAGGGGAACCCGAGTATCTGGAAGAAAACTGGAAAGCGATCATGAGGCCTTTCGAAGGCCGTGTAAGCGGGTATTTCTCCGCGCCGTTCTACTTCGAATTCACCGACAAGGGCATCGATAAAGCTTTTGCGCTGGATAAATCCCTGCAGCCGCTGGGAATCAGCAGCGAAAATGTCATTTCCTTCGGTGACGGAGAAAACGATACTTCGATCATCGCATATGCAGGAGTCGGCGTGGCGATGGGCAATGCGATCGACGCCCTGAAAGCGAGCGCGAGCGAAATCACGCTGTCCAACAACGAGGATGGCATCGCACATATGCTGGAAAGATACTTGTGA
- a CDS encoding ABC transporter ATP-binding protein has translation MLKRFFGYYKPYKHLFMLDFCCAILAAVLELSFPVVVNSVIDSILPSGNWNLILLVSLGLLVLYIINTALQYIVVYFGHVLGTNIETDMRRELYGHMQKQPFSYYDDQKTGKLMARLTSDLFEISEVAHHGPEDIFITIITLLGSFLLMLQIHVPLAMATFVMIPFITVALVFFNKKMTKINTRIFEELGEFSAGIEASVSGIRVVQAFANETYEAKRFEGLNQAYRRSKIAFYKMMGISSSYNYLLIRLINLFALFFGAYYTIQGQLSYGEFVGFILLSNIFVRPIEKVNTMIESYPKGIAGFRRFTEELDRTPDILDKPGAIEVSHLNGDIVYSQVSFGYDGSKKVLDGINLKISAGETVAFVGPSGAGKTTLCNLLPRFYEATEGTITVDGINIQDLTLRSLRNQIGVVQQDVFLFPGTVKENIAYGKLEATVAEIEQAARMANLDKVIAEMPHGFDTLIGERGVKLSGGQKQRLSIARMFLKNPPILILDEATSALDTETEQVIQESLDNLSKGRTTLIIAHRLTTIKHADRIIVVNEQGISEQGSHKELLAQDGTYRRLYEAQFLGIDQ, from the coding sequence ATGCTTAAACGTTTTTTCGGCTATTATAAACCCTACAAGCATCTATTCATGCTTGATTTTTGTTGCGCTATTTTGGCGGCTGTCCTGGAACTTTCTTTCCCGGTCGTCGTCAACAGCGTCATTGATTCCATTTTGCCTTCCGGTAATTGGAATTTGATCCTCTTGGTTTCGCTGGGGCTGTTGGTTCTGTACATCATCAACACAGCGCTGCAGTACATCGTCGTCTATTTCGGGCACGTGCTGGGCACCAACATCGAGACCGATATGCGCCGGGAACTGTATGGCCACATGCAGAAGCAGCCCTTCAGTTACTACGATGACCAAAAGACCGGCAAATTGATGGCGCGGCTGACATCGGACTTGTTCGAAATCTCCGAAGTGGCGCATCACGGCCCTGAGGATATCTTCATCACCATCATAACTTTGCTGGGATCTTTTCTGTTGATGCTACAGATCCATGTGCCGTTGGCGATGGCCACTTTCGTCATGATTCCTTTCATTACGGTTGCGCTCGTCTTTTTCAACAAGAAAATGACGAAGATCAACACCCGCATTTTTGAAGAGCTGGGGGAATTCAGCGCGGGGATTGAAGCGTCTGTCAGCGGTATCCGCGTTGTGCAGGCATTCGCAAACGAAACCTATGAAGCAAAACGGTTCGAGGGTTTGAATCAAGCCTATCGCCGTTCCAAAATTGCCTTCTATAAAATGATGGGCATCAGTTCTTCCTATAACTATCTGCTGATCCGGCTGATCAACCTGTTCGCACTGTTCTTCGGAGCCTATTACACGATCCAGGGCCAGCTTTCCTACGGCGAATTCGTCGGATTCATCCTTCTGTCCAATATCTTTGTGCGTCCGATCGAGAAAGTCAACACGATGATCGAAAGTTATCCGAAAGGCATCGCCGGTTTCAGGCGCTTCACTGAAGAGTTGGACCGGACCCCGGATATTCTGGATAAACCCGGCGCCATCGAAGTGAGCCACTTGAACGGCGACATCGTCTACAGCCAAGTGTCGTTCGGCTATGACGGTTCCAAAAAAGTGTTGGATGGGATCAATCTGAAGATAAGTGCCGGAGAAACGGTCGCTTTCGTCGGTCCCAGCGGCGCCGGGAAAACGACCTTGTGCAACCTCCTGCCCCGCTTTTACGAAGCTACGGAAGGGACCATCACAGTCGACGGCATCAACATCCAGGATCTTACGCTCCGTTCCTTGCGCAATCAAATCGGCGTCGTGCAGCAGGATGTCTTCCTCTTCCCTGGAACCGTCAAGGAAAACATCGCCTACGGGAAACTGGAAGCTACAGTTGCCGAAATCGAGCAGGCAGCCCGGATGGCCAATCTGGACAAAGTCATCGCGGAGATGCCCCACGGCTTCGATACATTGATTGGGGAACGCGGCGTCAAATTGTCCGGTGGGCAAAAGCAGCGGCTTTCGATTGCGCGCATGTTCCTGAAAAATCCGCCGATCCTGATCTTGGATGAGGCGACTTCCGCTTTGGATACCGAGACTGAACAAGTCATCCAGGAATCATTGGATAACTTGTCTAAAGGTCGGACGACATTGATCATCGCGCACCGTTTGACGACCATCAAGCATGCCGACAGAATCATCGTCGTCAATGAACAAGGGATTTCCGAACAAGGCTCGCACAAGGAATTGCTGGCTCAGGACGGAACCTATCGTCGCTTGTATGAGGCCCAGTTCTTGGGAATCGACCAGTAG
- a CDS encoding SagB/ThcOx family dehydrogenase: MIRYEEQRNFLKSDFKTFSAIETDKQKGIPQPPNVKAYDADAEIVDLPAVDGGVVKKENIYEIIKERRSVRHYAKDALTIDELSYLLWSTQAITGTNRSGITFRTVPCSGGTHSFETYLFILNVDGLKKGVYRYLADCHKLLYLSEVNDIDEQVDKMTLDQPFVPNFAKRASVIFSWSCIPYRSEWKYDITAHKKILIDIGAVMENLYLTSESIDAGTCALGIYDQDMVDELLHLDGDDEFTIFLAAVGKKVEKK, from the coding sequence ATGATCAGATATGAAGAACAACGCAATTTTCTGAAGTCGGATTTCAAAACATTCAGCGCAATCGAAACGGATAAACAGAAGGGGATTCCGCAGCCACCCAATGTGAAAGCTTACGATGCCGATGCGGAAATCGTGGACTTGCCTGCCGTCGACGGCGGGGTTGTGAAGAAGGAGAACATTTACGAAATCATCAAGGAACGAAGAAGCGTACGCCATTATGCGAAAGATGCGCTCACGATAGATGAACTTTCCTATCTATTGTGGAGCACACAGGCCATCACGGGCACAAACAGATCGGGCATCACCTTCCGCACGGTTCCATGCAGCGGTGGAACGCACTCTTTTGAGACATATCTGTTCATCCTTAATGTGGACGGCTTGAAAAAGGGCGTATACCGTTATTTGGCGGATTGCCACAAACTGCTTTACCTGAGCGAAGTCAACGACATCGATGAACAAGTCGATAAAATGACGCTCGATCAACCGTTTGTGCCGAACTTTGCCAAACGTGCGTCGGTTATCTTCTCCTGGAGCTGCATCCCTTACCGTTCGGAATGGAAGTATGACATCACCGCGCACAAAAAGATCCTGATCGACATCGGTGCGGTCATGGAAAACTTGTACCTGACGAGCGAGTCGATTGATGCAGGTACTTGTGCATTGGGCATCTACGACCAGGACATGGTCGACGAACTGCTGCATTTGGACGGCGATGATGAATTCACGATCTTCCTAGCGGCTGTCGGCAAGAAAGTGGAGAAAAAGTAG